From Verrucomicrobiota bacterium, the proteins below share one genomic window:
- a CDS encoding BNR-4 repeat-containing protein, with product MNPQFISAMTRLPSPKLTLFLTLVCLLGLASLRAENKPDGQNETRYETKVLWDFSGCIEDRFMVRVTTHVYNGHVYLWVLLPGYKTMIVKVPLQGGEAQMFPLMPGHVTGDDPHRFYTIATDALGYIHVVGDMHSSAYVKHWVSKNPEDISEFIYTSKMGTNKRPQGFNVTYPHLFRSPDGVLYHSIRCAEPVWGIGISVLDAKTQTWSMLGDEVPAAQISSNKRARQAPGKPMTAWEDNGEGGNFSYTQPHAVIRWDKNKRLHLAFGLLNENTPSAKGRHTGSDVLYAYSDDDGKTFHRGDGSLIQLPMRAEPGPHQADVVYSRHDGRPPWVGLLPGLSIDAKNHPVVKAFDHKTGAHTLVLENGKWTEQAKSLGSPVGNQTAKVKDEDEEDDSEKVDVSKLHLPYQPHHPNPDYFRETGNLVYTVFPEKDRAHGDKPKHHKILLVLSTPVKAKAE from the coding sequence ATGAACCCCCAATTCATCTCCGCCATGACAAGACTGCCATCACCAAAACTCACCCTGTTCCTGACCCTGGTCTGCCTTCTGGGCCTCGCGTCCCTCCGTGCCGAAAACAAGCCCGACGGCCAGAACGAGACGAGATACGAAACCAAAGTCCTCTGGGATTTTAGCGGTTGCATCGAAGACCGCTTTATGGTGCGCGTCACCACGCATGTTTATAACGGGCACGTTTACCTATGGGTCCTTTTGCCGGGGTATAAGACGATGATCGTCAAAGTGCCGCTCCAAGGCGGCGAGGCGCAGATGTTTCCGCTCATGCCCGGCCACGTCACGGGGGATGATCCGCACCGCTTCTACACCATCGCCACCGATGCGCTGGGCTACATCCATGTCGTGGGCGACATGCACTCATCGGCGTATGTGAAACATTGGGTTTCCAAAAATCCGGAGGACATCTCCGAATTCATTTACACCTCGAAAATGGGCACCAATAAGCGGCCCCAGGGATTTAACGTCACCTACCCGCACCTTTTCCGCAGTCCGGACGGCGTGCTTTACCATTCCATTCGCTGCGCGGAACCGGTCTGGGGAATCGGCATCAGCGTGCTGGATGCCAAAACTCAGACCTGGTCCATGCTCGGGGACGAGGTGCCCGCTGCCCAAATATCGAGCAATAAACGAGCTAGGCAGGCTCCCGGCAAACCCATGACCGCCTGGGAGGACAATGGCGAAGGCGGCAACTTCTCCTATACGCAACCGCATGCAGTCATCCGCTGGGACAAAAACAAACGCCTGCACCTGGCCTTTGGCCTCCTTAACGAGAACACACCCTCAGCCAAAGGCAGGCACACCGGCAGCGACGTGCTTTACGCCTATTCCGACGATGACGGCAAAACCTTCCACCGCGGCGATGGATCGCTGATTCAATTGCCCATGCGCGCCGAGCCCGGCCCGCACCAGGCCGACGTCGTTTACTCCAGGCACGACGGGCGGCCACCTTGGGTGGGACTCTTGCCAGGGCTGAGCATTGACGCGAAAAATCACCCGGTCGTCAAAGCCTTCGATCACAAGACTGGCGCTCATACTCTGGTTTTGGAAAACGGAAAATGGACTGAGCAGGCAAAGAGCCTCGGTTCCCCAGTCGGTAATCAGACCGCGAAGGTAAAAGACGAAGACGAAGAAGACGATTCCGAAAAGGTGGATGTATCAAAGCTCCATTTGCCCTACCAGCCGCATCATCCGAATCCGGACTATTTTCGCGAGACGGGAAACCTCGTCTATACCGTTTTCCCGGAGAAGGATCGCGCCCATGGCGACAAACCTAAACACCATAAAATCCTGCTCGTGCTCAGCACGCCGGTAAAGGCAAAGGCTGAGTGA